One window of Quercus robur chromosome 5, dhQueRobu3.1, whole genome shotgun sequence genomic DNA carries:
- the LOC126728804 gene encoding F-box protein CPR1-like produces the protein MSNLPLDVIAEILSRLPVKFLSRYLCVSKQWYALIHSQAFINLHLRRSIESNTDRTLILHQQHATVSFDYFSVHFQNNDQFGKPMKIHHPPLPSCVNMSTQQIHGLVFVRSNTGELAIWNPLIRRYRKLPTLEKPFPSITIALGFGYDTRNDDYKVLRVVHFLNRELDVKMYSLKSKSWKNIKETWPKKGWKRSSKSVSVNGALHWLVAENKQGPVMILAFDLANEKFRDFATPRQPPTYGAERFLEACLEGFLEACLEVLNGKLCFIVNPDKKANEVWLMEEYGEGSSWTRVYKIEYDGVFKNVKFFNPLMFSKNSKEILMEKCYWGRTSLIWFDTEIKEHRKVKIRKLPHVFQTAICTGSLLLLDGDNVISRY, from the coding sequence ATGTCTAATCTTCCGCTTGATGTGATCGCTGAGATACTCTCTCGATTACCAGTGAAATTTCTCTCACGCTATCTCTGCGTTTCCAAGCAATGGTACGCTCTAATCCACAGTCAAGCTTTCATCAATCTCCACCTCCGTCGCTCCATCGAGTCCAACACAGATCGCACCCTCATCCTTCACCAACAACATGCCACCGTTTCATTTGATTACTTCTCCGTCCACTTCCAAAACAACGATCAGTTCGGCAAGCCCATGAAAATTCACCACCCACCACTACCATCCTGTGTAAACATGTCCACCCAACAAATCCACGGTTTGGTTTTCGTGCGTAGTAATACGGGCGAACTCGCTATCTGGAATCCACTGATACGTAGGTACAGGAAGTTGCCCACGTTAGAAAAACCTTTTCCTAGTATTACGATCGCTTTAGGATTCGGCTACGATACTCGTAACGATGATTATAAGGTATTGAGGGTCGTACACTTTTTAAATAGAGAGCTTGATGTTAAGATGTATAGTCTTAAATCAAAGTCgtggaaaaatattaaagagaCATGGCCCAAAAAGGGGTGGAAAAGATCTTCCAAGTCAGTGTCGGTGAATGGAGCTTTGCATTGGTTAGTAGCTGAGAATAAGCAGGGTCCGGTGATGATTCTTGCTTTCGATCTTGCCAATGAGAAATTCCGGGACTTTGCAACGCCGCGCCAACCACCCACCTATGGGGCGGAGAGGTTTTTGGAAGCGTGTTTGGAAGGGTTTTTGGAAGCGTGTTTGGAAGTATTGAATGGAAAGCTATGTTTTATTGTGAATCCTGATAAGAAGGCTAATGAAGTTTGGTTGATGGAAGAATATGGGGAAGGGAGTTCTTGGACTCGGGTTTATAAAATTGAGTATGATGGAGTGTTTAAGAATGTCAAGTTTTTCAATCCTCTAATGTTTTCCAAGAATAGCAAGGAGATTCTCATGGAGAAGTGCTACTGGGGTCGTACTTCTCTTATTTGGTTCGACACAGAAATTAAAGAACACAGGAAGGTTAAGATTCGGAAGCTTCCCCATGTGTTTCAGACGGCAATTTGTACTGGGAGTCTTCTTCTACTTGATGGCGATAATGTGATTAGTCGATATTGA
- the LOC126727326 gene encoding G-type lectin S-receptor-like serine/threonine-protein kinase At1g11410 gives MNPASSLPSLYSVLLLLSLFFQICVSLDTIRPNQAIKDGQTLVSNQKAFALGFFSPGNSTKRYVGIWYNKVPEQTIVWVANRDNPLNDSTGILSINGQGNLALHTQNQTIPIWSTNVSVSVSSTNNSMAQLLDSGNLVLVQEDNKSVIWQSFDNPTNTLLPFMKLGLDRRTGLNRFLTCWKTKDDPGTGNSSFRIDPIGFPQLFLYMGQTPTWRAGPWNGLRLSGVPEMTQNFIFNISFVNNQDEIFIMYGIINPSIFSRMVVNESGAVERYTWRNDRWFQFWHAPKEPCDNYLHCGPNSYCDPSNADKFECTCLPGFEPKSSQDWYLRDGSGGCVRKQGVSTCNSGEGFVKLARVKVPNTSVARANMSMSWKECEQECLRNCSCTAYTSANVSMGGIGCLTWHGNLVDTRSYTNDGQDLYLRVDADVLAQYAKKNGLLRNKGIRATIGVSVAVVLLIAVFIVYWLIMRKKKEKRQSMYNYSVTMTSPYNEDSPSRRELDGTGRNSDLPLFELSTIVAATNNFSIANKLGEGGFGSVYKGSLHNGMEIAVKRLSKSSGQGIEQFKTEVALIAKLQHRNLVKILGCCIQGEEKMLIYEYLPNKSLDSFIFDETKRLLLDWGKRCEIICGIARGILYLHQDSRLRIIHRDLKASNVLLDTTLNPKISDFGMAKIFGGDQIEANTNCVVGTYGYMSPEYAMRGLFSIKSDVFSFGVLLLEIITGKKNSTYYHDDPSSNLIGHVWDQWKEDKAMELIDSSLGETYPANEVSRYIQIGLLCVQEHAEDRPTMPTVVFMLGNDTPLPSPKQPAYIFKNTYNSKDRSTSEGANSINDLTITRIDGR, from the exons ATGAATCCTGCTTCTTCTCTCCCCTCTTTGTATTCAGTATTGCTTCTCCTCTCcctttttttccaaatttgcGTTTCCCTTGACACCATAAGACCCAACCAGGCCATCAAGGATGGTCAAACTCTAGTCTCAAACCAAAAAGCCTTTGCACTTGGTTTTTTCAGCCCCGGCAATTCCACAAAGCGCTATGTTGGAATTTGGTACAACAAAGTTCCTGAACAAACTATTGTGTGGGTTGCAAATAGAGATAATCCTCTCAATGATAGCACAGGAATCCTATCAATCAACGGTCAGGGGAACCTTGCACTTCACACCCAAAACCAAACCATTCCAATTTGGTCCACCAATGTTTCTGTTTCAGTCTCATCCACAAATAATTCTATGGCTCAGCTCTTGGATTCAGGAAATCTTGTTTTGGTTCAAGAAGACAACAAAAGTGTCATATGGCAAAGCTTTGACAATCCCACAAATACTTTGCTTCCGTTTATGAAACTTGGGCTCGACCGGAGAACTGGGTTAAACCGGTTCCTAACATGTTGGAAGACCAAAGATGACCCGGGAACAGGTAACTCTTCATTTCGGATTGATCCAATTGGGTTCCCCCAGTTGTTCTTATACATGGGTCAGACTCCAACGTGGCGGGCCGGACCTTGGAATGGGCTAAGATTAAGCGGTGTACCCGAAATGACACAAAATTTCATCTTCAATATTAGTTTTGTGAATAATCAAGATGAGATCTTTATTATGTATGGTATAATTAATCCCAGTATTTTCTCTAGAATGGTGGTAAATGAATCAGGAGCCGTTGAAAGGTACACGTGGAGGAATGATAGGTGGTTCCAGTTTTGGCACGCCCCAAAAGAGCCATGTGATAATTATTTGCATTGTGGTCCAAATAGTTACTGTGACCCATCCAATGCAGACAAGTTCGAGTGCACATGCTTACCTGGGTTCGAACCCAAGTCGTCTCAAGATTGGTACCTTAGAGACGGGTCTGGTGGGTGTGTGAGAAAACAAGGAGTGTCCACGTGTAATAGCGGAGAAGGGTTTGTGAAGTTGGCACGTGTAAAGGTGCCAAATACTTCAGTGGCACGTGCAAACATGAGTATGAGTTGGAAAGAATGTGAGCAAGAGTGCTTGAGGAATTGTTCTTGTACAGCTTACACAAGTGCAAATGTGAGTATGGGAGGGATTGGGTGCTTGACATGGCATGGGAACTTAGTGGACACAAGATCATATACCAATGATGGACAAGATTTATATTTACGTGTGGATGCAGATGTTCTAG CTCAATATGCTAAGAAAAATGGCCTTCTTCGGAACAAAGGGATAAGGGCAACTATTGGGGTTTCTGTTGCAGTGGTGTTGCTTATTGCGGTGTTCATTGTTTATTGGTTgataatgagaaagaaaaaag AGAAGAGGCAAAGCATGTACAATTATAGCGTTACCATGACTTCACCATACAATGAAGACTCTCCAAGTAGAAGGGAGCTGGATGGGACTGGAAGAAACTCAGATTTACCACTATTCGAGCTAAGTACCATTGTTGCTGCTACAAATAACTTCTCTATAGCTAACAAGCTTGGAGAAGGTGGTTTTGGGTCAGTTTATAAG GGTTCGCTACATAATGGAATGGAGATAGCAGTAAAAAGACTATCAAAATCCTCAGGACAAGGAATAGAACAATTCAAAACTGAAGTTGCACTAATTGCTAAACTCCAACATAGAAACCTTGTCAAAATTTTAGGTTGTTGCATTCAAGGAGAAGAGAAGATGTTAATCTATGAGTACTTGCCAAACAAAAGCTTggactcttttatttttg ATGAGACAAAAAGGTTATTGTTAGACTGGGGAAAACGATGTGAGATTATTTGTGGGATTGCTCGAGGGATCTTATATCTTCATCAAGACTCAAGATTAAGAATTATTCATAGAGATTTAAAGGCCAGCAATGTTCTCCTTGACACTACattaaatccaaaaatttcagattttggtATGGCTAAAATCTTTGGAGGAGATCAAATTGAAGCAAATACAAATTGCGTTGTTGGAACATA TGGTTATATGTCACCAGAATATGCAATGCGAGggttattttcaataaaatcagATGTATTTAGTTTCGGAGTGTTGCTACTAGAGATCATTACCGGCAAAAAGAACAGTACTTATTATCATGATGATCCTTCCTCAAATTTGATTGGACAT GTTTGGGACCAATGGAAAGAAGATAAAGCTATGGAACTAATTGATTCATCACTTGGTGAGACATACCCCGCTAATGAAGTTTCAAGATATATTCAAATTGGGCTTTTGTGTGTGCAAGAACATGCAGAAGATCGGCCAACCATGCCAACAGTTGTTTTTATGTTGGGTAATGACACACCTCTTCCATCTCCAAAACAACCTGCATATATTTTTAAGAACACTTACAATAGTAAAGATAGATCAACTAGTGAAGGAGCTAATTCAATAAATGACTTAACAATTACCAGAATAGATGGTCGCTAA
- the LOC126728803 gene encoding G-type lectin S-receptor-like serine/threonine-protein kinase At1g11410: MNPAKPLLNVVLLLSLVFPIYVSLDTITPNQPIKDGQTLLSNQKTFALGFFSPDNSNRRYVGIWYYQITEQTVVWVANRDNPLNDTSGVLSINDQGNLILHSQNQTIPIWSANVSVSLSTTKNSMARLLDSGNLVLVQQDNQRVQLWQSFDYPTNTMLPLMKLGLNRRTELNKYLTSWKSKDEMGTSNYSLGLDPSGYPQFFFYMDRVPLWRIGSWTSQGLGSVPELAPKFFNFTFNFIFVNYQDEITLMYDIIDLKALPKTRFVLHELGTLQFFIWSESRWVGILFKFEYCDKYLVCGPNGYCDLYNVDKFVCMCLPGFEPKSPHDWYLRNGSHGCVRKQGVPTCNTGEGFVKLAHVKVPDTSKALVNMSLNLEECERECLRNCSSTAYSSTYESEGIGCLRWHGELVDTRTFFDVGQDLYIRVDVVVLGIFYYFTKLHLLVFLTSYNVFEFTKYVTLPNTCPNNNT, translated from the coding sequence ATGAACCCTGCTAAACCGTTACTGAATGTGGTATTACTTCTCTCCCTTGTTTTCCCAATTTACGTTTCTCTTGATACCATAACACCAAACCAGCCCATCAAGGACGGTCAAACTCTACTCTCAAACCAAAAAACCTTTGCACTTGGATTTTTTAGCCCCGACAATTCCAACCGCCGCTACGTTGGAATTTGGTATTACCAAATTACCGAACAAACTGTTGTGTGGGTTGCAAACAGAGACAATCCTCTCAATGATACCTCCGGAGTTCTCTCCATCAACGATCAGGGAAACCTCATACTCCACTCCCAAAACCAAACCATTCCCATTTGGTCTGCTAATGTTTCTGTTTCACTCTCAACCACAAAAAATTCTATGGCTCGGCTCTTAGATTCAGGGAACCTTGTTTTGGTTCAACAAGACAACCAAAGGGTGCAGTTATGGCAAAGCTTTGATTATCCCACCAATACTATGCTTCCACTTATGAAATTGGGGCTAAACCGGAGGACCGAGCTAAACAAGTACCTAACATCATGGAAATCCAAAGATGAAATGGGAACCAGCAATTACTCGTTAGGGTTGGATCCAAGTGGGTATCCCCAGTTTTTCTTCTACATGGATCGAGTTCCATTATGGCGAATCGGATCTTGGACCAGCCAAGGATTGGGCAGTGTACCCGAATTGGcacctaaattttttaatttcacctTCAATTTTATCTTTGTGAATTATCAAGATGAGATCACCCTCATGTATGATATAATTGATCTCAAAGCTCTTCCTAAAACTAGATTCGTTCTGCATGAATTAGGAACATTGCAATTCTTCATTTGGTCTGAGAGTAGATGGGTGGGGATCCTGTTCAAATTCGAGTATTGCGATAAGTATTTGGTTTGCGGTCCAAATGGTTACTGTGATCTGTATAATGTGGACAAGTTTGTGTGCATGTGCTTACCTGGGTTTGAACCTAAATCACCCCATGATTGGTACTTAAGAAATGGGTCACATGGGTGCGTGAGGAAGCAAGGAGTGCCCACATGCAATACTGGAGAAGGATTCGTAAAGTTGGCACATGTGAAGGTGCCCGACACTTCAAAAGCACTTGTAAACATGAGTTTAAATTTGGAAGAGTGTGAGCGAGAGTGCTTGAGGAATTGTTCGAGTACGGCTTACTCAAGTACATATGAGAGTGAAGGGATTGGATGCTTGAGATGGCATGGGGAGTTGGTGGATACAAGAACATTTTTTGATGTAGGACAAGATTTATACATACGCGTGGATGTTGTTGTACTaggtatattttattattttacaaagcTTCATCTATTGGTCTTTTTGACTTCATATAATGTTTTTGAATTTACCAAATATGTGACACTGCCAAATACCTGCCCCAACAATAATACTTGA